TCCCGGCGAAAAACCCGGTGAACTTGTGGTCAAGGATTGGAGCTACCCAGCCGAAGCTGACGGCTCTCACGAGAGAACGGAGACGATCACCTCGGGCTCGGTCGCTGTCTGGCTGGGTCTGCACGATGAACAGGGCCAGCGGCTGGAGTCGCACTACGCGCTTCTGCCCGAGGCGCACTTGCGCGAAGGCCTGGCCGCTTACTGCGAATGGGCAGAGATGACGGAACCCCCGCAAGGAGAATCGTCCGCGCCCAGCCGCGCCTTCCTCCAAGCCCAGGCGGCGCTGTACAGCTTCGGGGCCGTGGCGAATGCCTCGCCGGTCGCCCTGCCGCTCATGAAACAGATCCTGCCGCGCTCCAAGCAGTTTGGGATCTGGCTGTTCGGCAAGCCCACGATTGAATTCGAGATTGGTGAACCGATGCCGGAGACGCGCGAACTTCCGGCGCTGGCCATAGGCCGCAAGGCCTGGCAATTGCCGCTGACCATCTCGATGGATGGACAGCAGACGCTGCAATGCAGGATGACCATCACGCCACCGGACAGCCCGTTCGATTTGTGCGCCGGCATCGTGGCTTTTGAGGGGCGGTTGATCGATCACCCCAAGCGGCGATTTCAGATGCACTTGATCGCGGCGAAGCGGGCGGACGGTCAGCCCACATCCATGAAAAGCGAGTGAATCTCGGCGGCCTTGCGCTGAATAGCGGCGTAGTCGCCCTTGGCCAAAAGGGCGGGGTCGAAGAGGGATTTGACGAAGCCAACGCCGAAGGCCCCGGCGCGGAGGATGGCGCGAAAGTTTTCGGCGGTCACGCCGGCGGTCGGGAAGATCTTGAGATGCGGCAGGGGTGCCAGAATCGCGGACACATATTCGGCGACGTCGGCGGGGGCGGGGAAGAGCTTGACGATGTCGGCCCCGAGCCGATGCGCCGTCATCATCTCGGTGGGCGTGAACGCGCCGGGGATGCACACCGCGTCAAGGGCGGCGGCCTCTTTGATAACGGCGGCGTCGGTGACCGGCGAGACAAGGAAACGGGCGCCGGCCCTCACGGCGGCACGGGCATCGTCGACGGTCAAGACCGTACCCGCGCCGACAAGCATTTCCGGTCGGACGGCGAATTGTTGAACAAGTTCCAGCGCGCCGGGAGTGGTCAGGGTAAACTCGACCATGCGAAAGCCGCCGGCGACGGCGGCCTCCATGGCCGCGCGGGCTGTCTCCGACGACTTTGCACGAATGATGGCGCTGAGCCGGAGGCGGCTGATTTCGGAGAGAGTGGATTGTCGACGTCCGATGTTCATATCAACTCGGCGCCAAGGGATACCGGCGCAGCGCTCATTCTACTTCAGGGACCGGAAATTTCCCATAGTCCCTCCGCAATGCACTGAACTGTTCGTCGGGAAATCGCCGCGGCGAAAGTTGGGAAAGCAGATGACGGCGCGATGTTGACGCGCGCATAGCTCACGAGCGGTGCGTCGTCATCGCGAATTCAGAAAATTTTTAATCGCCCCGTCCATAATTGGGGGCTGGCCGGAGTGTCCGGCCATGAAATCCAAACTTTTTTTATGTAGAGAGGGTTCACCCATGATGCGACAATCTGACCGACCGAGTTCTCACTATCGCTCGTCACGCGGATCGCAGCATTCCTGCCCGACCTGCGGGGCCGAATGTTCCTTTGAGTCCCAGGGCTTCGAGGAAGGCGGAGAATATTCGGAGCGCGAGCAGCCGCGCGATGAGTACGGACAATTTGCCCGGCGTGAACGCGGCCACCGGGGCTATCGCGGCAGTCAGGGGTCGCGTGAATTCGGGCGTTACGGCCAAGGGGGCCAGGGGGAGCGCGAAAGTTGGCGCTCCGGCGAGGGCTATCGTTCATCCGGTCGTTATGGGAGTGAAATGGGACGCTCATCGCAATACGGCACCGAGTACGAACCGTATGAAGAGGGATCCATGGAAGATTACAGCAGCCGCAGCTATCGCGGCGAGTACGGCGGCGGTTATGGCGGGAGCATGGGCGGGGGGTACTCGTCCCAGGCGGGATCGTATCGCGAGGGACTGGGTCGCGACGAAGGTTACTCCGGTCAGTTCGGTTCGGGCGGTTCCTACTCCGGCGGCCGCTCAGAGGGCGCCTTCGGAACGTATGAAGGCCAGCGCGGAATGGGCTGGAATGGCGGTCGCGGTCGGGAGAGTTTCGGCGGCGGGCAGCGCAGCCAGGGGCGATTTTCCTCCCAGGGCCGGCAGCGCAATCGCGGCCCGAAGGGATACACCCGCTCAGACGAGCGAATCAAGGAAGATCTCTCGGACCGGTTGATGGAAGGCTACCTCGACGCCAGCGAGGTGGAGATCGATGTGTCCAGCGGCGTGGTGACGCTCAAGGGGACGGTGGACAGCCGCGATTCGAAATATCAGATCGAGGAACTCGCGGAAAACATCGGCGGCGTCAAGGACGTCAACAACGAGATCAAGATCAAGCGGGAGTCGGACCGTGAGGCTGGCGACGGCTCAGGAGGCCAGACTTCCGGCGGGACATCGTCTCAGCGGGGGTCGACGGGCAGCCGCAAGTCCTCGATGTCGTATTCGTCGTAGCAGCGGAAACGCCGCAGCGACGTGGAAGATAAAATGTCAGCCGGCGACGGCTGGAAGATCCAGCCGCCGCGGGCGACTTTTCCGTGCGGGATTACGGAATCAAAGGGGGAGAGGCCGCCCAGAACGACTCCTTATTCGCAACCGCCGGTCCCACGCGTTTGGCCGACAACGCGGGTGGTCTCGCTGGATTGATAGAGCGCGCCCTCCGGATGGCGCGGAGGCTCTTCGTAGTTCTGCCGGTAAAACTGCTTCGCGGACATTCGGTCGCCCAGGCGCGGCGCGATTCTGCTGAGCATCGTGTTGAATCTCGCCATCGCTCCGACTTTTCGATCGCGCGCCGGCATGACCGCGGCGGCGAGGATCGCATCGGCCACTCGTTGGGGGTCGATCCGCGGCGAGGGCAGTTTGGGTTCTTTGGCCATGTAGTTGCGGGCGTGCTGGGGAAAGGGCGTATCCACGGCGGTCGGCTGGATGAGCGCGATCGAGACGGCCGCATGGTCAACTTCTTCAATCTCCACCCGCAGCGCGTCGGTCAGGCCCTTCACGGCGTGCTTGGAGGCCGAGTACATGCCCTGCAGGGGAATGACTCCCTCGGAGACTTCGCTGCCGACATTGATCAACGCGCCACCGTTTCGCCGCAGATGCGGCAAGGCGGCGAGGGAGCCGTAATAAACGCCCCAGAAGTTGATATCGAAAAGACGCCGGCTGTCTTCCTCACTGACTTCATCGAGCCGGCCGTAGATCGATGTTCCGGCGTTGTTGATCCAGGTGTCAATGCGGCCGAAATGGTCGATCGTCGTATTGGCTAGATTCTCCACCTGCGCTCGCTGGGACACATCGCAACAGACGGCCAGGGCTCGCGCGCCACTCGCCGTTAACCGCTCGGCGATGGCCTGAATGGCGTTTTCACTGCGAGCTGCCAGGACGATCGTGGCGCCCGCGTCCGCGGCGGTTTCGGCGGTGGCCAGGCCAATGCCGCTCGAGGCGCCGGTGATGACGATGACTTGCTCTTCTAATGGTCGGAGGGATTTATTCATGGGCGCATTGCTGCCTTCGGTGGGCACGAAATGCTAGGACCGGGAATCTATCTGCGTTATGAATTCGAAATAAATGCCATACCAGAAATGGTGGAAGCCCCTTTATTGAAATTATGACGTCCGGCGTCGACGGAAAGTGACCAGTCCCAATAGCGCAAGCGGCATCGTCATCGGCATTCGGCGCCGCAGCAGCCGGCGAGGCCTTGGGGCGGCGGTTCGCAGACGGGACCACGCGCCGGTGCACTGAGCGAGTGAACTTGAGGCCGGAAACTGGAAACTGGAAATCAGGAGGACGACTGGCGTAATGATCTTTCTGTTGATCGGCGCGCGGCTCGGGAGCCTCGCGCTTCCTGGTGTCGGGAGTCGGCCATGATTCGCGCGGCGGCGAGTCGTGGCGTAGAGAGCGAACAGCGCGAGTGGCATCATTAGGGGCACGCCTGCGCCACACGCGCCGCAAGCCGCGTCCGGCGGCGGCTCGCAGGAATCGGGCGTTCCGTTGGAGTTGGCGTCGAGGGCGGGGTCGGCGACGAGATCGCATGAATCCAATACTCCGTTGCCATTGCAATCGCCGTTGGCATCGATCGGTTTGCAGGGATCCACGACCAGCGTCGCATCGCGGCTGCGTGTATTTCCGCAGGAATTGACGACGATACAGGTATACACGCCGACGTGATCGGCAGTGGCCGAGCTGATGGTGAGATTCGCCGTGTTGGTGCCGGAGATTCCGTTGCCGTCGGCGAGTTGCGCTCCATCCTTGCCCCAAAAGTAGGACAGCGTGCCGGGGCCGGTGGCGTTCACGGAGAAAACGGCGGACTGGCCCGGCGCGACGGTTTGATTGGCGGGATGTTGAAGGATGGCGGGTTCGGGCCCGGTCCATTCCCACGTCTCGCCGTTGTAGTTGTTCGTGAAACCGCCGAAGAGCACGGTCATGCCGCGAATGCTGTCGTAAGCCAGACGGTGCGAATCGCGGGCGGACGGCGCGGGAGCGGGAGAACGCATGGTCCAGACACTGCCATCAAACTCCCACGTGTCGCCCGCTACGGCACCGGTCCAGCCCCCGAAGAGTACGATCATTTGGCGGGCAGAGTCGTAGGCCAGGGCGTGATCCGATCGGGCCGGCGGGCTGCCGAGGATCATTCGCCTCGTCCAGTTCGTGCCGTCCCACTCCCACGTCTCGTCAGAAGCAGCGCCGGTGTCGCCGCCGAAGAGCACAGTCACGTTGCGGAAGGAATCGTAGGCCATCGCGTGATATTGGCGGATCGAGGGTGCGATGGCGGGCGACCTTAGCGACCAGGTTGTCCCATCCCACTCCCACGTTTCGGCGCTGCCACCGTTATCAAGCCGACCGCCGAAGAGCACGGTGACGCCGCGTGCGGAGTCGTAGGCGAGCGCATGGCGACGCCGCGGGGAGGGCGACGCGGGCGGCAATTGCTGTGTCCAGTTGGTCCCATTCCATTCCCACGTCTCGTTGTTCACATCGATGGCGCCGGTATCCCCGCCGAACAGCACGGTCACGTCCCGCGCGGAGTCATAGGCCATGGCGTGATATCCCCGCGGCGCCGGCGAATTTTCGGGCAACCTCCGCGACCAGTTTGAGCCGTCCCATTCCCACGTCTCCGCGCTCAAACCTCCGGCGGTATCGCCGCCGAAAAGCACGGTGACACCGCGGAGGGAGTCGAAGGCCATCGCGTGATTGTTCCGGGCTGAGGGCACGGAGGCTGACATGATCGGGGTCCACGTACCGGTGCATTGGGCAAGTGCGCTGGAGGCATGAAACTGGAAACTCGTGACGAGAAAGGCGATCGCCATAAGAGCGGATGAATGGCTCGGCAGAAGCCTCGACCTCCCCATGGGGACAATCGGGGGACGACGTATGCGTCGACGGCCCTGCGCGGCCCACACGCCGATCATCGCGAACGGCATGGTCATCGGCACGCCGGCGCCGCACATACCGCAGCCGGACTCGCAGGATTCCAGCGTCCCGTTCATGTTCGCGTCGAGCGCGGGATCGGCGGCGATGTCGCAGGAGTCGATTCGGCCGTTGCCGTTGCAATCGGTCACCTCATCGAGGGCGATGCATGGATCGACGACGAGCGCCGCCGCGCGGCTGAGCGTGTCTCCGCAGGGGTTGGTTACGACGCAGGTGTAGGAACCGCTATCGGACTCCGCTGCGGGGTTGATGGTCAGCGCGGCCGTCGTCGCGCCGGCAATCGCGCCGCCATCGGAAAGCGGAATACCGTCCTTTCGCCAGCGATAGCTCAACGGGGCGAGCCCGCTCGCGCTGATGGAGAAAGCGGCCGGCTGACCGGGGGCGATGGTCAGGGCGACCGGTTGTGGGGAGATGGCCGGCGTGGGACCGGCCCATTCCCATGTCTCGTTGTCAGGACCTCCGGCGGGGGTGGAGTCCGAGGCGCCGCCGAAGAGCACCGTCACACTCCGGATCGTGTCGAAAGCCATCTTGTGGTCGTATCGAACCGCGGGCGCGGGAATAACCACGCGTTGCGACCAGTTGGTTCCATCCCATTCCCAGGTCTCGCCGTTGCGGCCTGCGTCTGTGTAGCCGCCGAAGAGCACGGTCACGCCGCGCGACGAGTCGTAGGCTATGGCATGTTCGGAGCGGGCCGATGGCGCCGCGGCGGGAAGTCTCTGGGTCCAATTCGTGCCGTCCCACTCCCACGTTTCGCCATCATGGGTGGGCGTATAGCCGCCGAAAAGCACCGTCACTCCACGAGCGGCATCGTAGGCCATCGCCGAACGAGCGCGACCTGAGGGCGCGGTGGCGGGCGACTTCTGCGACCAGTTGGTCCCGTCCCACTCCCATGTTTCGGCGTTGTAGCCGACGTCGGTTTCGCCGCCGAAGAGTACCGTTACTCGGCGCGCGGAGTCGTAGGCCATCGTGTGTTCCTCGCGGCCCGAAGGCGAGACGGCGGGCATCCGCTGCGTCCAGTTCGTGCCATCCCATTCCCACGTCTCCGCGTTTGTGCCGCCGGTGCTGATCCGGCCGCCGAATAACACGGTCACTCCTCGGGCGGCGTCATAGGCCATCGCATGCAATCGCCGCACGGAGGGAGCATTCGCCGGCATCTTCTGCGACCAGTTGGCGCCGTTCCACTCCCATGTCTCGCCGTTGTAGGCAGGGCTTCCCCCGCCGAAGAGGACCGACACGCTCCGGACCGAGTCGTAGGCCATGGCATGGGCGCTGCGGGCCGACGGCTTCGCGGCGGGCGTCCGTAGCGACCATGCTCCGTTGCACTGGGCCAAGAGACGGGGGACTGGAAACTGGAAACTAGAAAGAACGATGAACAGACCAATGATCGGGAGCTTTGAGCGATTCATGGCGACTCCTTCGTTTGTTCGTTCGAGGCGAACGAGCTGGATTCAATGCGGAGAAACGGCGCGGCCACTCACGCGAATTCCGCGACGGCGGAGCTTCGACGGGGGCGCCCGCCACGACGGTCAATCGTCAAACCCGCTTCATCCAGCGAGGACGGCGTTGACGAAGAGCTGAAGATCTTTGCCGTCCGCAAATCCGTCATCGTTCATGTCGGCCTGCTGGAGGTTGCAGGGGGGGCAGTTGGCGGGATCGATCAGGACATCGACCATATACGGGAGATCTTCGTAGCTCACGATCCCGTCGTCGTTCACGTCGCCCTCTTCGGGGGGAGGCGGGGTGAGCGTCACGTTCAGGAACAGCCAGCCGCCTCCGGGATCGGGGTTGTAATCGCTGACCCGCACGACAAAGGTGTGGCCCACCGTGACCGGCTGCGTCACGAAGGATTGATATCCGCCGGCGGAGTCATCGTTGCAGATGTAGTAGCCGAAGTCGTCCGGGCCCATGCAGAACTCGCCGTTCCCGTCGCCGCAGGGGTTGGCGAAGGCCGTGCCGTTGTACAGTGTCAGGACCGTGTCATAGTCGCTGCCGTAGGTGTCCATGGTCACCGTGCCGCTGACCTGGGGAATAAAGCTGTAAAACACCGAGTTGCTGTTGCCACTGGGATGGCCACAGCCGGCCTCGGACAGTTCGTAGCAATCGCCGGGACTGACCGTCGCCGAAGTCGTGTTCAGCGGCGTCATGTTGTGCGTGCCGGCTGTGCCGGGGATCGGCAGGCGGTTAAAGCAGTGATCGTTCGGTGGGGAGGAATAGAAAAAGTACAGATCAACGAAAAGCTCGCCGCCTTCCGATGTCGTGTCGTAGTCCGAGACCTTTATCATGTAGGTCTGGCCGCCATTGACCGGCAGGCCGAGGATGCGGGACTGCAGGGTTCCATCGACGTCATCGTTGCAGGCTAATTGCGTGGGGAACCAGATCTGCGTCGCGCCGATGTAGGCGCCGCACCCGTCGAAGACGGACAGCACCGTGTCGTAGTTCGAGCCCCAGGTATTCAGGTCGATGGTCCCGTTGCCGGGCGGCGTGTAGCTGTACCAGACCGAGTTGCTCACCCCGACGTTGCCCGCTTCGCAGGACTCGTCGGGCTCGTAGAAGTTTGAGACGGTGGCGTTGTAAGTAAAGATCGAGCCGGGGTTGTAGAAGGTACCGGGAATGGCGTAGGCGTTGGTGCATTCGTCATTGCTCGGGCCGAAGATCGTGATCGAGCGATACGCGTTGACGAAGCCCCAGCCGAACGTCGTGTCATAGCCGCTGGCGCCCAGGTCGATCGCCCCGGACTTCATCGCGGTTTCGATGTTGATCGGCCCCCACGTGGGGTGCGCCGCCTTCACGATCGCCGCGACGCCCGCGGCGTACGGAGACGCGAAGGAAGTGCCGTTTACCCAGGCGTAGTCGCTGGCGTTGTTGTAGCCGTTGGCCCCGGTGCGGTCGGTGGCCCGGATGTTTGTGCCGGGGGCGGAAAAGTCCAGGCCGGTACCAGTCTGGCTCGTCGGGTTCAGCGTGCCATCCTGCTGGAGGTTGCCCACGGCGTTCACCGTGTCGGCCGAGGAAGGGTAGGCGATGGCCGCCGTGCCGTTGTTGCCACTGGAGGCGAAGTGCGTCTGCCCGTTGTTGTAGGCGTTCAGGTAGGCGGCGTCGATGGCGTCGGACGTAGTTCCATAGCTGTTGCTGTTGTTGGTGATCAGGATGCCCTGGTTGACCGCCCAGTTCAGGGCATTCACCGTCCAGGTATTGCTGCCGCTCCAAAGGTTGTTACACGTCAGGTTGGCCACCATGCAGCGGGCCGACACGACGCGGCTGCTCGGGGCAATCCCGACAATGCCCGTGCCATTGTCAAAGTGAGCGGAAACGCACCCCGCCACCGCCGTTCCGTGGTTGTCGCAGGCATTGACCGGCCCACCGCCGGCGACGCCATCGGCCTCGCCGCCTGTAAAATCGCGGCCCGCATTCTGGTTGATGTCCGGATGGTTCTGCTGCACGCCCGTGTCGATGATGAGGACGCGGACGCCGCTGTTGCCCAGGGAAATGTTAAAGGACTCGTCACCGTCCATGTCCATGTCGTCGGTCCCCGCCGTACCGTTTACCGTCTGGCCTGTATTCCGGATGCCCCACAGGTTGCCCCATTCGGGATCGTTTGGAAAAATGTCGCCGCGGCCCGTGAAGTACATCTCCGGCTCCGCCCACTTCACGCGCGGGTCCTGGGCCAGCCGGTTCGCCGCTGCCAGAACCTCAAAGCCGTTCCGCGCGGCGCCGGCGAGCCGATAGGCGTTAGCCATTCCGCCGAAGTTCTCCTGTTTGATCTGAAACCCGGCGGCCAACTCGCCCAGCGCCGACGCCGCCCGCGCGCCATGCTCTTCTTTGAACTGGACCAGGACGTCCGGCGCCATGGCAATCCATCCATCCGGCAGCAGCAGACTCTTGAAGACGGGCGAGGCGAATTCCACGCTGCCGGCCTGAAGGGCCGCCTCGATCTTGCGCCGGCCATCGGCCAGGTCGGCGAGGGGCTGAGTCAGGGTGACGAGATTCCAGCGCTCGATGCCGGTCGGCTTGACGTCCGACACCTCGATGCCGAGCGCGCGGGATCGGGCCTGTGCGTCGCTCAGATCGAGCCCGGCCGCCACGCGAATCGCGAGGCGGTCTTTGTCCAGCGGGAGGGGAATCGGCTGCCCATGGTAGTAGTAATAGTTGGGCACATTCACATCGACACTCATCGGCGTGGAAAGGTCCAGGTGCGAGAGGGTCAGGGCGCCGTCCGTCTTGGGATTGTTTTCGTTCCGCGCCCTGATCTCGTCCGGGGTGAGCGGCACCAGTGGAAACTCCACGACGGGCGCGTCCTTGGCCTGTTGCAATGCCGCCGGGGACTCCATTGTTTCCGCAGGGGCCCGGGCGAAGGTGGCCTTCCGAGAATCATGGAGCAAGGCTTTTGCCTTCGACGCCTCCGGAGAATCGGTGATCCGCGGAGTATCAGCGGCCACCTGTGCGAAAACGCTCAGGGACAGAATAAATACCCATACGCTGCGGCTGATGACGATTTTCATGGCAGTTCCTTTCGCGGGGGCTTCTTGCCCAATACGGGGCAGCCTGGGATGGACCGGCCTCCGCCAACTACCCTGCGTACAGGGTGCCGCTTTACTCACGCGGTTTCCCTGAATTCTTTGGGGCGTGGTATACTGGCCGTGGCCCATTCGACCGGAAGACACCTGTGACCGATGAGCAGCGACTAATGGTGGTTCGTGCCTGCGCCGGCGACAAAGACGCGCTGGCGGAGCTCCTGGAGCTTTTCGGCCCGGAGGTGGAGGCGGTTCTCGGCATCAGCCCCAAATGGCAAGGCATGATCGACGCGGCCGACGTCATGCAAGTGACCTACTTGGAGGCCTTTGCGCATATCCGCGATTTTGATCCCGCTCGCGCCGAGTCATTTCCGGCCTGGCTTGGGCGCATGGCGGAGAACAACCTCCGCGACGCGATCCGCGCCCTGGAGGCCAAGAAGAACCCGCCTCCGCATCTAAAACTGGACGCGTACGGCGCGGATCATGGATTGGCGCTCTTTGATGTCCTCACTTCCGGGGGGGAAACGCCGAGTCGCATCGTGCGGAAAGACGAAGCCCGCGAACGGCTGGCCCAGGCGCTGCGGTGTCTGCCTCCGGACTATGCCCGGACGATTCAGCTTTACGACCTGGAGGGGCATCCCGTCGAGGACGTCGCGGCGCAGCTTGGACGCTCGACGGGCGCCGTTTTCATGCTGCGGATGCGGGCCCATGACCGGCTGCGGGAGCTGTTGGGCCGTGCTTCGCAGATTCTTGAGTCCCGGTCGTGAGTGGCCGCACGGTTTATACGCATTGAGAGCGTTGCTCTGAAGGCTTGGAGACTATGCCCGCGCCCAGCCCGGACAGACAATCGCACCAGAATTGGATCCGGCAGGCGCGCGCGCAGTCGGACGAGGCGGAGCGCCATCTGATCGAGGAGGGCCTGGGACTAGCTCTCGGTGATTCATCGGGGGGGAAGACGACATTGCGGCCCGACCTTTTTCCAGGCTATGCCCTGGAGACGGAGATTCATCGTGGCGGGCAGGGCACCATCTACCGCGCGAAGCAGCTTAGCACCGGCCGGCGAGTGGCGGTCAAGCTGATGCACGACAATGTCTTCAGCGGGCCTCTGGAGCGCGCGCGGTTTGAGCGCGAGA
This window of the Phycisphaerae bacterium genome carries:
- a CDS encoding immunoglobulin domain-containing protein, yielding MNRSKLPIIGLFIVLSSFQFPVPRLLAQCNGAWSLRTPAAKPSARSAHAMAYDSVRSVSVLFGGGSPAYNGETWEWNGANWSQKMPANAPSVRRLHAMAYDAARGVTVLFGGRISTGGTNAETWEWDGTNWTQRMPAVSPSGREEHTMAYDSARRVTVLFGGETDVGYNAETWEWDGTNWSQKSPATAPSGRARSAMAYDAARGVTVLFGGYTPTHDGETWEWDGTNWTQRLPAAAPSARSEHAIAYDSSRGVTVLFGGYTDAGRNGETWEWDGTNWSQRVVIPAPAVRYDHKMAFDTIRSVTVLFGGASDSTPAGGPDNETWEWAGPTPAISPQPVALTIAPGQPAAFSISASGLAPLSYRWRKDGIPLSDGGAIAGATTAALTINPAAESDSGSYTCVVTNPCGDTLSRAAALVVDPCIALDEVTDCNGNGRIDSCDIAADPALDANMNGTLESCESGCGMCGAGVPMTMPFAMIGVWAAQGRRRIRRPPIVPMGRSRLLPSHSSALMAIAFLVTSFQFHASSALAQCTGTWTPIMSASVPSARNNHAMAFDSLRGVTVLFGGDTAGGLSAETWEWDGSNWSRRLPENSPAPRGYHAMAYDSARDVTVLFGGDTGAIDVNNETWEWNGTNWTQQLPPASPSPRRRHALAYDSARGVTVLFGGRLDNGGSAETWEWDGTTWSLRSPAIAPSIRQYHAMAYDSFRNVTVLFGGDTGAASDETWEWDGTNWTRRMILGSPPARSDHALAYDSARQMIVLFGGWTGAVAGDTWEFDGSVWTMRSPAPAPSARDSHRLAYDSIRGMTVLFGGFTNNYNGETWEWTGPEPAILQHPANQTVAPGQSAVFSVNATGPGTLSYFWGKDGAQLADGNGISGTNTANLTISSATADHVGVYTCIVVNSCGNTRSRDATLVVDPCKPIDANGDCNGNGVLDSCDLVADPALDANSNGTPDSCEPPPDAACGACGAGVPLMMPLALFALYATTRRRANHGRLPTPGSARLPSRAPINRKIITPVVLLISSFQFPASSSLAQCTGAWSRLRTAAPRPRRLLRRRMPMTMPLALLGLVTFRRRRTS
- a CDS encoding BON domain-containing protein, translating into MMRQSDRPSSHYRSSRGSQHSCPTCGAECSFESQGFEEGGEYSEREQPRDEYGQFARRERGHRGYRGSQGSREFGRYGQGGQGERESWRSGEGYRSSGRYGSEMGRSSQYGTEYEPYEEGSMEDYSSRSYRGEYGGGYGGSMGGGYSSQAGSYREGLGRDEGYSGQFGSGGSYSGGRSEGAFGTYEGQRGMGWNGGRGRESFGGGQRSQGRFSSQGRQRNRGPKGYTRSDERIKEDLSDRLMEGYLDASEVEIDVSSGVVTLKGTVDSRDSKYQIEELAENIGGVKDVNNEIKIKRESDREAGDGSGGQTSGGTSSQRGSTGSRKSSMSYSS
- a CDS encoding SDR family oxidoreductase; amino-acid sequence: MNKSLRPLEEQVIVITGASSGIGLATAETAADAGATIVLAARSENAIQAIAERLTASGARALAVCCDVSQRAQVENLANTTIDHFGRIDTWINNAGTSIYGRLDEVSEEDSRRLFDINFWGVYYGSLAALPHLRRNGGALINVGSEVSEGVIPLQGMYSASKHAVKGLTDALRVEIEEVDHAAVSIALIQPTAVDTPFPQHARNYMAKEPKLPSPRIDPQRVADAILAAAVMPARDRKVGAMARFNTMLSRIAPRLGDRMSAKQFYRQNYEEPPRHPEGALYQSSETTRVVGQTRGTGGCE
- a CDS encoding 2-dehydro-3-deoxyphosphogluconate aldolase; translation: MNIGRRQSTLSEISRLRLSAIIRAKSSETARAAMEAAVAGGFRMVEFTLTTPGALELVQQFAVRPEMLVGAGTVLTVDDARAAVRAGARFLVSPVTDAAVIKEAAALDAVCIPGAFTPTEMMTAHRLGADIVKLFPAPADVAEYVSAILAPLPHLKIFPTAGVTAENFRAILRAGAFGVGFVKSLFDPALLAKGDYAAIQRKAAEIHSLFMDVG
- a CDS encoding sigma-70 family RNA polymerase sigma factor yields the protein MTDEQRLMVVRACAGDKDALAELLELFGPEVEAVLGISPKWQGMIDAADVMQVTYLEAFAHIRDFDPARAESFPAWLGRMAENNLRDAIRALEAKKNPPPHLKLDAYGADHGLALFDVLTSGGETPSRIVRKDEARERLAQALRCLPPDYARTIQLYDLEGHPVEDVAAQLGRSTGAVFMLRMRAHDRLRELLGRASQILESRS
- a CDS encoding S8 family serine peptidase; translated protein: MKIVISRSVWVFILSLSVFAQVAADTPRITDSPEASKAKALLHDSRKATFARAPAETMESPAALQQAKDAPVVEFPLVPLTPDEIRARNENNPKTDGALTLSHLDLSTPMSVDVNVPNYYYYHGQPIPLPLDKDRLAIRVAAGLDLSDAQARSRALGIEVSDVKPTGIERWNLVTLTQPLADLADGRRKIEAALQAGSVEFASPVFKSLLLPDGWIAMAPDVLVQFKEEHGARAASALGELAAGFQIKQENFGGMANAYRLAGAARNGFEVLAAANRLAQDPRVKWAEPEMYFTGRGDIFPNDPEWGNLWGIRNTGQTVNGTAGTDDMDMDGDESFNISLGNSGVRVLIIDTGVQQNHPDINQNAGRDFTGGEADGVAGGGPVNACDNHGTAVAGCVSAHFDNGTGIVGIAPSSRVVSARCMVANLTCNNLWSGSNTWTVNALNWAVNQGILITNNSNSYGTTSDAIDAAYLNAYNNGQTHFASSGNNGTAAIAYPSSADTVNAVGNLQQDGTLNPTSQTGTGLDFSAPGTNIRATDRTGANGYNNASDYAWVNGTSFASPYAAGVAAIVKAAHPTWGPINIETAMKSGAIDLGASGYDTTFGWGFVNAYRSITIFGPSNDECTNAYAIPGTFYNPGSIFTYNATVSNFYEPDESCEAGNVGVSNSVWYSYTPPGNGTIDLNTWGSNYDTVLSVFDGCGAYIGATQIWFPTQLACNDDVDGTLQSRILGLPVNGGQTYMIKVSDYDTTSEGGELFVDLYFFYSSPPNDHCFNRLPIPGTAGTHNMTPLNTTSATVSPGDCYELSEAGCGHPSGNSNSVFYSFIPQVSGTVTMDTYGSDYDTVLTLYNGTAFANPCGDGNGEFCMGPDDFGYYICNDDSAGGYQSFVTQPVTVGHTFVVRVSDYNPDPGGGWLFLNVTLTPPPPEEGDVNDDGIVSYEDLPYMVDVLIDPANCPPCNLQQADMNDDGFADGKDLQLFVNAVLAG